One Ornithorhynchus anatinus isolate Pmale09 chromosome 2, mOrnAna1.pri.v4, whole genome shotgun sequence DNA segment encodes these proteins:
- the RWDD1 gene encoding RWD domain-containing protein 1 isoform X2, which translates to MKAEENLGMVMIFTLVSAVQEKLNEIVDQIKNRREEELKQKEKEAEEAEKQCFHGTPVTIENFLSWKAKFDAELLEIKRKRMKEEEQAGKNKLSGKQLFETDHNLDTSDIQFLEEAGNSVEVDESLFQEMDDLELEDEDDDPDYNPVDLGSD; encoded by the exons Atgaaa GCTGAAGAAAATCTGGGCATGGTGATGATCTTCACATTGGTGTCCGCAGTCCAGGAGAAGTTGAATGAGATAGTTGATCAGATAAAAAACAGACGAGAAGAAGAattgaaacagaaagaaaaagaggcagaagaaGCAGAAAAG CAATGTTTCCATGGCACCCCCGTCACGATTGAGAACTTCCTCAGCTGGAAGGCGAAGTTTGATGCAGAGCTTTTGGAGATAAAGAGGAAaaggatgaaggaggaagagcaagctgGAAAAAATAAACTGAGCG GAAAGCAGTTGTTCGAAACAGATCATAACCTAGATACTTCTGACATCCAGTTCCTAGAGGAAG CCGGCAACAGTGTGGAGGTGGACGAGTCCCTGTTCCAGGAAATGGATGACCTAGAGCTGGAGGACGAGGATGATGACCCGGACTATAACCCCGTTGATTTGGGGAGTGACTAG
- the RWDD1 gene encoding RWD domain-containing protein 1 isoform X1, whose amino-acid sequence MTDYSEEQRNELEALQSIYPDSFTVLSENPTSFTITVTSEAGENDETVQTALKFTYGEKYPDEPPHYEIFSQENLEDNDISDILKLLELQAEENLGMVMIFTLVSAVQEKLNEIVDQIKNRREEELKQKEKEAEEAEKQCFHGTPVTIENFLSWKAKFDAELLEIKRKRMKEEEQAGKNKLSGKQLFETDHNLDTSDIQFLEEAGNSVEVDESLFQEMDDLELEDEDDDPDYNPVDLGSD is encoded by the exons ATGACCGACTACAGCGAGGAGCAGCGCAACGAGCTGGAGGCCTTGCAGTCCATTTACCCAGACTCCTTCACAG TGCTGTCTGAAAACCCAACCAGCTTTACCATCACTGTGACCTCTGAGGCAGGAGAGAACGAtgaaa CTGTGCAGACAGCCCTTAAGTTTACCTATGGAGAAAAGTATCCAGATGAGCCTCCTCATTATGAGATATTCTCCCAGGAGAACCTTGAAGATAATGACATCTCAGACATCTTGAAATTACTGGAACTCCAG GCTGAAGAAAATCTGGGCATGGTGATGATCTTCACATTGGTGTCCGCAGTCCAGGAGAAGTTGAATGAGATAGTTGATCAGATAAAAAACAGACGAGAAGAAGAattgaaacagaaagaaaaagaggcagaagaaGCAGAAAAG CAATGTTTCCATGGCACCCCCGTCACGATTGAGAACTTCCTCAGCTGGAAGGCGAAGTTTGATGCAGAGCTTTTGGAGATAAAGAGGAAaaggatgaaggaggaagagcaagctgGAAAAAATAAACTGAGCG GAAAGCAGTTGTTCGAAACAGATCATAACCTAGATACTTCTGACATCCAGTTCCTAGAGGAAG CCGGCAACAGTGTGGAGGTGGACGAGTCCCTGTTCCAGGAAATGGATGACCTAGAGCTGGAGGACGAGGATGATGACCCGGACTATAACCCCGTTGATTTGGGGAGTGACTAG
- the RWDD1 gene encoding RWD domain-containing protein 1 isoform X3 has protein sequence MVMIFTLVSAVQEKLNEIVDQIKNRREEELKQKEKEAEEAEKQCFHGTPVTIENFLSWKAKFDAELLEIKRKRMKEEEQAGKNKLSGKQLFETDHNLDTSDIQFLEEAGNSVEVDESLFQEMDDLELEDEDDDPDYNPVDLGSD, from the exons ATGGTGATGATCTTCACATTGGTGTCCGCAGTCCAGGAGAAGTTGAATGAGATAGTTGATCAGATAAAAAACAGACGAGAAGAAGAattgaaacagaaagaaaaagaggcagaagaaGCAGAAAAG CAATGTTTCCATGGCACCCCCGTCACGATTGAGAACTTCCTCAGCTGGAAGGCGAAGTTTGATGCAGAGCTTTTGGAGATAAAGAGGAAaaggatgaaggaggaagagcaagctgGAAAAAATAAACTGAGCG GAAAGCAGTTGTTCGAAACAGATCATAACCTAGATACTTCTGACATCCAGTTCCTAGAGGAAG CCGGCAACAGTGTGGAGGTGGACGAGTCCCTGTTCCAGGAAATGGATGACCTAGAGCTGGAGGACGAGGATGATGACCCGGACTATAACCCCGTTGATTTGGGGAGTGACTAG